Sequence from the Pleomorphomonas sp. T1.2MG-36 genome:
TGCGTCGCCGCCGTCGTCTACACCTTCGATCACGAAAAGCGCGAGCTGGCGCGACGGCTCGCGGCGGTCCACCACCACCATCATGACCTGTCGCTCGCCACGACCCACGTCCACCTCGACGAGGCCAACTGCCTGGAGGTGACGCTGCTCAGGGGGCGGGCGGGCGAGATCAGCCATTTTGCCGAGCACCTCACCGCCGAGCGCGGCGTCCGTTACGGTCGCCTCGTGGTCGTGCCGCTCGAAGGAAAGGGTGAACGCGCCGCGCCGCATGGCCACACGCACGACGCATCCGGCTGAGCGAAGCGTCGAACAGGGCGACCTTAGCCTTTTACCGTATTGCGCAAGTATGATGATTTTGTATTTTCGTCATACCAACACAAGACGGAAAGACCAATGCGCATCTTCATCGCCGCTGCCACTCTGATCGCCCTCACAGCCCCGGCGCTAGCCCACTTCCAGGAAATCCTGCCATCGGAAGATGTGTTGCCCGATGGTGGCAAGGTCACGGTCGATCTCGTCTTCACCCACCCGATGGAACGTGGCCCGACCATGGACATGGCCAAGCCGACGCGCGTCGGCGTCGCCACGGAAAATGGCATCGAGGATCTTTCGGGAACCCTTGTCGAAACCCCGATCGACGGCAAGCAGGCGTGGCGCTTTGCGCGCGACATCGCCGAGCCGGGTGCCCAGGTGCTGTTCGTCGAACCCAAGCCCTACTGGGAGCCGGCCGAGAACAAGTACATCGTCCACTATGCCAAGGTCGTGGTGGATGGCTACGCCTCCGGTGACGGCTGGGACCGCCTTGTCGGTTTGCCGGTGGAGATCGAGCCGCTCGTTCGGCCGACCGGTATCTGGACCGGAAACCTGTTCCGGGGCGTCGTCCTCAAGGACGGCCAGCCGGTGCCGGGAGCGGAGGTCGAGGTGGAGTGGGTGAACGACGGCTCTGTGACGCCCCCCAACGAGGCCTTCATCACTCAAGTCATCAAGGCCGACGACATGGGCGTCTTTTCCTACGCGATGCCGAGGGCGGGATGGTGGGGATTCGCCGCGTTGATCGATGGTCCCGAGGCTCAATCCCCGGACGGCAAGCCGGCCTCCACCGAACTCGGCGCGCTGATGTGGGTGAAGGCGACCGACATGGGCGGGACGAAATGACGACCGGACGCGAGGCCTGACATGGCGCATATCCCCGACGGTGTCCTGTCGCTGCCGGTTCTCGCCGTCGGCACGCTGGCCGGCGCGGGCGGCCTCTGGCTTGGCGTTCGCCAGCTCGGCGATCGCGACATCCCGCGAACGGCCTTGCTTGCCGCCGTGTTTTTCATCGCCTCGTCCCTGGCCTTCCCGCTCGGGCCAACCTCCGTTCACCTGCTGCTCGGCGGGCTGATGGGACTCATGCTCGGCTGGAAGGCGTTTGCGGCCATCTTCGTCGGCCTGCTGCTTCAGGCTCTGCTGTTCGGCTTCGGCGGGCTGACCGTGCTCGGCGTGGATCTCCTCAACATGGCCTTGCCGGGTGTCCTGCTCGCCATGGCCGTCCGTCCGTTCATCGGTGTCGGTCACCCTGCCCGCTCGGCAGCTCTCGCCGGCCTCGCGGCCGCGCTTTCGGTTCTCGTCACCGCCAGTCTGGTCGGTATGGAAATCGCCGTGTCGGAACCGGCATTCGCACCCGCCATCGGCGTGATGGCGGTGGCGTATCTGCCGCTTTCCGCCATCGAAGCCTTGGTGACGGCTTTTGTGACGCTCTATCTTCTCAAGGTGAAACCGGAGATGATCGGAGCATCCCCCCTCATCGGAACCAGCCCGTGATCCGCAGCCTCGCTACCGCTCTCGTCGCCCTTGCCTGCCTCGCTTCGCCGGCCGAAGCGCATCGCCTCAAGCTGTTCGCCCAGGTGACCGGTGAAACCATTGCCGGCTACGGCTTCTATATCGGCGGTGGGCGCCCGGAGGGCGCCGATCTGGTGGTGGCGACGCCGGACGGCAAGGAGGTGAGTCGCCTCAAGACCGGAGTGGACGGTGGGTTCAGCTTCACGCCGCCAACGCCCGGTCGTTATAAATTGACCCTGGCCGGCGGCGACGGCCACCTGGCCAGTGTCGACATTTCGACCGACGGAACGCCAGCCGCCGGACGGGAGGTCAAAGCGCCTTCATCGGCGACAACCGCTCTTCCGGACGACATTGATGCCCGGATCGCCAAAGCGGTCGATGCGGCGGTCGCGCGGCAGATCCGCCCGCTCATGGAGGCCTATGACGCCGCCGACGGACGCGTCCGCTTCAACGACCTGATCGGCGGCCTTGGCTGGATCGTCGGTCTCGCCGGTCTTTGGGCGTGGTTCCGTTCGCGCCGGAGCGGCCATGGCAGTTGATGCGGCTGACGCCACCGCCCACGCTTCATGTCTGGACCGGCTCGACACGCGGACACGCGTCGTTGTCGCCGTGATCCTCGTTCTGGCGCTCGTCAACCTCAAGTCATGGACGCTGCTCGGCCTGGCGCTCCTTCTCGGCCTGGGGCTGACCGGACTTGCCGGCGTTTCGGCGCGGCAGACGGCCCGCCGCCTGCTGCACATCGAAGGCTTTCTGCTGATCCTGTTCATCGCGTTGCCGCTGCTGACACGGCTCCCTCCGTTCATCGAGATCGGCCCGCTCAGCCTGTCCCTGCCCGGTCTCGAACGGGCGATCACGCTGGTTCTTCGCATCAGCGCGGCCGCGCTGGTCGTGTTGCCGCTGGTTTCGGGCCTGACGCCCATCCGTCTTGGGCATGCTCTCGGCCGCCTCGGTCTTCCGGCGCGTCTCGTCCAGGTCTTCCTGTTTGCCATCCGCTACATCGAGCTTCTGCGCGCCGAGGCACGGCGCCTTCACGACGCCATGCGTCTGCGCGGCTTCGTACCGGGGACCAACGTCCACACCATGAGAAGTTACGGCCATTTCATCGGCCAGTTGCTGGTCCGGGCCGTCGAGCGCGCCGAGCGGGTGAACGAGGCGATGCGCTGCCGGGGCTTCGCAGGGCGGTTTCCGCTTGTTACGCTGGAACGCTTCGGGATCGTCGACCTGGGGACGGCCGGACTGGCCGGCCTTCTCGTCGTCGGCGCCCTTCTCGTGGATCGGCTTTGATGACCATACCTCTCGATCTCTCCGGCGTCAGTGTCCGGCGCAACGGCCGGCTGGTGCTCGACCGGGTCGATCTGCGTCTCGAAAGCGGCGAACGGCTGGCGCTGGCCGGTGCCAATGGAGCCGGCAAGACCACACTGCTGCGTGCCATCGTCGGGCTGGAAGCGCTGCATGCCGGCGAACTGGTGGCCTTCGGCCGCCCTCGACGCGAAGAGAATGATTTCCGCGACCTGCGCCAGCGGATCGGTTTCCTGTTTCAGGATTCGGACGACCAGCTGTTCGCACCCACCGTCATCGAGGATGTGGCCTTCGGCCCGCTCAATCTCGGATTCACGCCGGCTCAGGCACTCGAGCGTGCCAGGGCCGTGCTGGCCGACCTCGACCTCATGTCGCTCGAAAGGCGCGTCACCCATCATCTGTCCGGCGGCGAGAAGCGGCTGGTGGCGCTGGCGGGTGTGCTCGCCATGGATCCGGACGTGCTGCTGCTCGACGAGCCGACCAACGCGCTCGACGAGGCCCACCTCGATCGCCTCACCGCCATCCTCGCCGACCTGCCGGTGGCGATGATCCTGGTGTCGCACGACGCGCACTTCCTATCGACGCTGTCGACGCGGGTAGTGCTGCTCGAAGACGGCCGACTGAAGCCGGCGGTGGCACACAGACACCAGCACCGGCACGACCACGTGCACTTCCATCCGGTCGACGAGGACTGAAGCATCGGACCGAAAATTGGGAACCGGTTTTCGGGAGTTCCGATGCGCCAACAAGAAACCAAATCGCCGTACGTCCTGAAGGACGCGAGGCGATTTAGTCCACCGGCTCGTCGACGAGGCCGGTCACCGGCGCCGTCGAGCCGCGCACAATCAGCCGGCCGGACAGCATCACCTTGCGCGCCGGAGCCTTGGGCGTCTTCAGCCGATCGAACAGCAAGGTCATCGCCATGCGGCCGATGTCGCCAACCGGCTGCTCGATCACCGTGAGGCCCGGCCCGACCAACTCAGACCAGGTTTCGTTGTCGAAACCGGCGATGGCAACGTCGTCGGGCGTTCTCAGATCCAGCCGCCGCATCGCCTTGACGACGCCCAGCAGCATCAGGTTGCTGGAGGCGATGACGCCGTCCGGCCTGTCGGGGCGGGAGAACACCTTGAGGATCTCGCGCTCGGCGGCATCGGCATTGGGAGCCACGAAGAAGGCTTCCGACGACAGGCCGAGCGACGCGGTCGTCGAAATATAGCCGAGGTGGCGGTCGACGGCGGTCGACGAAGTGTTGCCGAACAGACCGACGACGCGGCTGCGCCCGATGGCATGCAGGTGGCGAACCAGAGTCGCCGTCGCCTGATGATTGTCGAGAACGACGCTGTCATGGCGGCCGATCGGCCCGCCGCGATCGACCAGGACCACCGGAAACGGCAGATCATCGTCGGCCAGGCGCTCCAGGCTGCCGCGAGTCGGAGCCCAGATCAGGCCGGTGACGCGCTCCTCCTCCATGAGGCGCAGATACATCGCCTCGCGGTCGGCGCTCTCGTCGGTGTTGCACAGGATCACCCGCATGCCCGAGCGATAGGCTTCGTCCTCGACCACCCGGCTCAATGCCGTGAAGAACGGACTGCGGATATCGGCCACCATCAGACCAATGGTCTGGGAATGCTGGGAGCGCAATCGGCGAGCCGAGAGGTTGGGACGATAGCCGGTCGCCGCGATAGCTTTTTCCACCCGCTCGCGCAGTTCCGGGCTGACCGGGCCGTTGCCGAAGACGCGCGAGACGGTGGCTACCGACACTCCCGCCCGCTGCGCCACGTCCTTGATACTAGTTGCCATTTTTCAAAGGTCCCACGACCTCGCCCGCACTTTCCGATGGCGTCCTCCCCGCCCTGAAAGCCACTGAAAAGGATTACATGAAGCTTGCTCAGCGGCACCAATTTGAAATCAGTAGTTTTTCTGATAGGATTCTCGAACGGTTTAGCAGCCCCGGGGAACAGCGTGGCCAAACGCCCCGGAACTCGTCGATTTCACCTTTTCTATCAACGCCTTTTAGAAGAATTTTGGCCGGTCTGTAGTACCACTACGCACAGAGGACTTAATCGGTTCAAGACTTGACCACCGGACTGAAAACGATCCCATATGCAACGGGACAAAACAAAGCGGACTGCCGAAAGGCCTCCGCACCCGCCTCGCCCTAAGGGTCAGACAGCCCGGCCGGCCCAACGCCAGACGATGGCGTCCGCCGGCAGAACGAACAAAATGCCTTCGGGACGAATGCTTGGAAGACAGGAGAAGAACATGCCCATCAACAGCCCGGCAGACCTCGACGCGCTGGTTTCCCGCGTCAAGCGCGCCCAGCAGATCTATGCGACGTTCTCCCAGGAGCAGGTCGATCTGATCTTCCGTCAGGCAGCCTTCGCCGCCGCCTCGGCCCGAATCCCGCTCGCCATGCAGGCGGCCGAGGAGACCGGCATGGGCGTGGTGGAAGACAAGGTCATCAAGAACCACTTCGCTTCCGAATACATCTACAACAAGTACAAGGACGAGAAGACCTGCGGCGTGCTCGAGGAAGACGAGCTCGGCGGCACGATCACCATCGCCGAGCCGATCGGCCTCATCTGCGGCATCGTCCCGACCACCAACCCGACGTCGACCGCCATCTTCAAGGCGCTGATCTCGCTCAAGACCCGCAACGGCATCGTCTTCTCCCCCCACCCGCGCGCCAAGAAGTCGACCTGCGCCGCCGCCAAGCTGGTGCTTGACGCCGCCGTCGCCGCAGGCGCCCCGGCCGACATCATCGGCTGGATCGACACTCCGTCCGTCGAACTCTCCAACGCCCTGATGCGTCACCCCGACGTCAACCTGATCCTGGCCACCGGTGGCCCGGCCATGGTCAAGGCGGCCTACTCCTCCGGCAAGCCCGCCATCGGCGTCGGCGCCGGCAATGCGCCGGTGGTCATCGACGAGTACGGCGACATCAAGCGCGCCGTTGCCTCGATCCTGATGTCCAAGACCTTCGACAACGGCATGATCTGCGCCTCCGAGCAGGCGGTGATCGCCGTCGACAGCGTCTATGACGCGGTGCGCGAGCGCTTCCAGAGCCATGGCGGCTACATCCTGAGCGGCAACGAACTCGGCGCCGTTCGCAACGTGGTGTTCCCCGGCGGCCACCTGTCTCCGGACGTCGTCGGCCAGTCGGCCGTCAAGATCGCCGCGTCCGCAGGCATCGCCGTTCCCGCCGACACCAAGATCCTTATCGGCGAAGTGGACAGCGTCGAGGAGAGCGAGCCCTTCGCTCACGAGAAGCTGTCGCCGACGCTGGCTCTCTATCGTCGGCCTGACTTCGAGGCTGCCGTCGACGCCGCCGCCGCGCTGGTCGCGCTTGGTGGCATCGGCCATACCTCGGTGCTCTACACCGACCAGGACGGCCACAAGGAGCGCGTCGCCGCCTTCGGCGACAAGATGAAGACGGCCCGTATCCTCATCAACTCCCCGTCCGCCCTCGGCGGCATCGGCGATCTCTACAACTTCAACCTGGCGCCCTCTCTGACGCTCGGTTGCGGCAGCTGGGGTGGCAACTCGATCTCCGACAACGTCGGTCCGAAGCACCTCATCAACCGCAAGACCGTCGCGAAGCGAGCCGAAAACATGCTCTGGCACAAGCTCCCCAAGTCCATCTACTTCCGCCGCGGCGCCATCGCCGAAGCGTTCAAGGACCTCGAGGGCAAGAAGCGCGCGCTGGTGGTCACCGATCGCTTCCTGTTCCTGAACGGCTATGCCGATGGCGTCATCGAACTCTTGAAGACCCATGGCATGGACGTCGAGACCTACTATGACGTCGAGGCCGATCCGACGCTCACCGCCGTCCGCAAGGGCACCGAGCGCGCCATGTCCTTCAAGCCGGACGTCATCGTCGCCTTTGGCGGTGGTTCGGCCATGGACGCGGCCAAGATCATGTGGGTGATGTACGAGCATCCGGAAGTTCACTTCGAGGATCTCGCGCTGCGCTTCATGGACATCCGCAAGCGCATCTACAAGTTCCCCAAGCTGGGCATCAAGGCCGAGCTGGTCGCCATTCCGACCACCTCCGGCACGGGCTCGGAAGTGACGCCGTTCGCCGTCGTCACCGACGACTCCACCGGCATGAAGTATCCGCTGGCCGACTACGAGCTGACGCCGAACATGGCGATCATCGACGCCAACTTCGTCATGCACATGCCGAAGTCGCTGACCGCCTTCGGTGGTATCGACGCCGTCACGCATGCTCTCGAAGCCTATGCCTCGGTGCTGGCCAACGAGTACTCCGACGGGCAGGCCCTGCAGGCCCTGAAGCTGCTCAAGGAGTATCTGCCGGCCGCCTACAAGGAAGGCGCCAACGACCCGATCGCTCGCGAAAAGGTGCATAACGGCGCCACCATCGCCGGCATCGCCTTCGCCAACGCGTTCCTGGGCGTCTGCCACTCCATGGCCCACAAGCTCGGCGCGGCCTTCCACCTGCCGCACGGCCTGTCCAACGCGCTGCTGATCTCCAACGTGATCCGCTACAACGCCAACAACAACCCGACCAAGCAGACGGCCTTCTCGCAGTATGATCGTCCGAAGGCCCGGGCTCGTTATGGCGAAGTCGCCCAGCACCTGGACCTGGGTGGCGAGCGGACGCAGCAGCGCGTCGACAACCTGATCGCCTGGGTTGAAGACCTGAAGAAGCAGCTCGACATTCCCGCGTCCATCCAGGCCGCTGGCGTGTCGGAGACCGACTTCCTCGCCAAGGTCGACAAGATCGCCGTCGAGGCCTTCGACGATCAGTGCACGGGCGCCAATCCGCGCTTCCCGCTGATCTCGGAGCTGAAGCAGATCCTGCTCGACAGCTTCTACGGCCGGCCCTACGTCGAATCCACCGAACGGGCGGAAACGGCTGAGGCCCAACCCGCCGAGGCCGCCAAGCCTGCCAAGGGCAAGAAGGCAGCCGAATAAGGGCCGGTTATCAGCGAACGGAGGCGGGGCAACCTGCCTCCGTTTTGCTTTGGGAGGCCTTCAAACCTTCTGAAGTGACAACCGGAGGTCATCGGCGTACACGGGAGCCATCCGGCTTTCCGGAGCGATTTTTGTGAAGACCGCAAGCTTCTTAGCGAAGAGACTCCGGCTTCTCGAAATATAAACAGCCCAACTGGGAGATGAACATGGCAGTAAAGGTCGCCATCAACGGCTTTGGTCGTATCGGTCGTAACGTTCTGCGCGCGATCGTCGAGTCCGGCCGCAAGGACATCGAGGTCGTCGGCATCAACGACCTGGGTCCGGTCGAGACCAACGCCCACCTGATCCGCTTCGACAGCGTTCACGGCCGCTTCCCGCATGAAGTGACGACTGGCGCCGACTGGATCGACGTCGGCACCGGCAAGATCAAGGTCACCGCCATCAAGGACCCGACCACGCTGCCGTGGGGCGAGCTGGGCGTTGACGTGGCGCTTGAGTGCACCGGCATCTTCACCGCCAAGGACAAGGCGTCGATGCATCTGACGGCCGGCGCCAAGCGCGTTCTGGTCTCGGCCCCGGCCGACGGCGCCGACCTGACCGTCGTCTACGGCGTCAACCACGACAAGATCACCAAGGACCACATCGTCCTGTCGAACGCCTCGTGCACGACCAACTGCCTGTCGCCGGTCGCCAAGGTTCTGAACGACGTCATCGGCATCGACACCGGCTTCATGACGACGATCCACAGCTACACGGGCGACCAGCCGACGCTCGACACGCTGCACAAGGACCTCTACCGCGCCCGCGCCGCTGCCCTGTCCATGATCCCGACCTCCACCGGCGCCGCCAAGGCCGTCGGCCTGGTGCTGCCGGAACTCAAGGGCAAGCTCGACGGCGTCGCCATCCGCGTGCCGACCCCCAACGTGTCGGTCGTCGACCTGGTCTTCAATGCCAAGCGCGCCACCTCGGTCGCCGAGATCAACGAGGCCATCAAGGCCGCCGCGACCTCCGGCCCGCTGAAGGGCGTCCTCGGCTACACCGATCAGCCGAACGTGTCGTCGGACTTCAACCACGACCCGCATTCGTCGATCTTCCACCTCGACCAGACCAAGGTCATGAACGGCACCCTCGTCCGTATCCTTTCCTGGTACGACAACGAGTGGGGCTTCTCGAACCGCATGGCCGACACCGCCGTCGCCATCGCCAAGACCCTCTGAGACAACCGGATTTCCCGGCATCCCGGACCCCGCCCGCAAAGGCGGGGTCTTTTTTCTTTCCGCGTATGGCCGCAAGGCTGCCTTGCGACGGCACGACGGAAGCGGCGCTTCCCCTCGAAGCACCCTTGCGTGTATACGAAGGCAACGCTGGCGAGGACTTTCCCTTAAGGGCCAAACCGAAGGGGATCGTCCGGCCAGACGATTCACGGTCGACAGACGTCAAGGAGCAGACATGAGCGCGCCGGCAACCTCTCGAACGGGCAGCAACCCCAAGATCCGCCAGCGCCAGACCAAAGTGGTCGCCACGCTCGGTCCCGCCTCCGGGACCATCGACGTGATCCGCGACCTGGTGGCGGCCGGCGCCGATGTGTTCCGGCTCAACTTCAGCCACGGCGCCCATGAGGAACATCGCGCCCGCTTCGACATGCTTCGGCAGGTCGAGACCGAAACCGGTCGACCGATCGCGGTGATGGCCGATCTCCAGGGGCCGAAGCTGCGCATCTCCACCTTTGCCGAAGGCCCGGTCGACCTTGTCGAAGGGCAGACCTTCCGTCTCGACCTGTCGACCGAGCCCGGCGACGCCAATCGCGTCGGCCTGCCCCATCCGGAAATCTTCGCCGCCCTCAAGCCGGACACCGACATACTGCTCGACGACGGCCGCGTCCGTCTGCATGTGGTGAGCTGCGCCGACGACCATGCCATCACCACGGTGGTCAGCGGTCGCGCGCTGTCCAACCGCAAGGGCGTCAACGTGCCGGACGTCGTGCTGCCGCTGTCGGCGCTGACGCCCAAGGACCGGGCCGATCTCGCCTTCGCGCTCGATCTCGGCGTGGATTGGGTGGCGCTTTCCTTCGTCCAGCGACCGGAAGACCTTGTCGAGGCAAGGAACCTGATCGGAGATCGGGCGGCCCTGCTGGCCAAGATCGAGAAACCCCAGGCCATCGACACCCTGAACGCCATCATCGATCTCGCCGACGGCGTCATGGTTGCCCGCGGCGATCTCGGCGTCGAGATGCGCCCGGAGGACGTGCCGACGCTGCAGAAGCGCATCATCCGCGAGGCGCGCCAGGCCGGCAAGCCGGTGATCGTCGCCACGCAGATGCTGGAGTCGATGGTCACCAATCCCGCGCCGACCCGAGCCGAGGCGTCCGACGTCGCCACTGCCGTGTTCGACGGCGCCGACGCGGTGATGCTCTCGGCCGAGACGGCCGCCGGCGCATATCCGGTCGCCGCCGTCTCCATCATGGACAGCATCGCCCAGCGCGTCGAGCATGACCCGCTCTACCGCCAGATCATCGAGGCGCAGCGTCTGCCCTTCGGCCCGGAAACCTCGTCCGACGCCATCACTCACGCCGCCAAGCAGATCGCCGGCGCGCTCGACGCCAAGGCGATCATCACCTTTACCGCCACGGGTTCGACCACGCTGCGCGTCACACGCGAGAGGCCGGGCGTGCCGGTGCTCTGCGTGACGCCGAACCTCATCAAGACGCGCAAGCTGATGCTCGCCTACGGCGTGCTGGTGATCCCGAGCCAGTTGTTCCGCCGCTTCCAGGACAAGGTGAACAGCGGCGTCGCGCTGGCCCGCGAACTCGGCATCGCCACCTTCGGCGACACGCTGGTGGTGACCGCCGGCGAAGGCGTGCCGGGGTCGACCAATCTTTTGCGCATCGTCACCGTCGGCGAGGCGTCCTTCTGAGCCAGGGCAAATGCCACCTGGACCAATGAGCACGGCGCCGGATGCTTTCGGCGCCGTTTTGCGCAGTGCGAGCAGGTACCGAGTGCGCGCCTTATCGTCAGCGGGGCGCGATCCAGCAGCGCACGGACGATCGCAGCGTCATCAGCAGAAGAAACCTGCGTAATTCTCTCCTCTTTACATTTGCACGCCAGCCGGTATCGCTGGCGCCGAATAAGTTGAACTGGAGATACTTCAATGGCGGACAACGCGCCCGGACAGGCCAACACCATCCTCGGCCTCGATGCCTATGCTCCAGCCGAAATCCAGGACAAGGTCGAGAAGCTCGGCATCAAGAAGGCTCGCATGCCGGCATTGGCCAGCGCGGCATTGGCCGTGGTGGCCGGTGGATCGATCGGCCTCGGCGCTTTGTTCTTCGGCATCGTGCTGGCCGACCCGACGCTTGGCTTCGCCGCCCAGCGCCTTCTCGGCGGCCTCGTCTTCACCCTTGGCCTGGCGCTGGTGATGATCGGAGGAGCCGAGCTGTTCACCGGCAACTGCCTGATCGTCATGGCCTGGGCCAATCGCCAGCTCGCCACGCGCGAGGTCCTGCGCAACTGGGCGATCATCTGGCTCGGCAATCTCGTGGGGGCGCTCGGCCTCGTCTTCCTCGTCTACATGGCGCACACGGCGGCGCTCAACAACGACGGCTTCGGCAATGGCATGATCAAGCTGGCCGTCGGCAAGGTGGCGCCGGATGCCGTGACCATCTTCTTCAAGGGCGTGCTCTGCAACATCCTGGTCTGCCTCGCCGTCTGGCTCAGCTACGCCGGCAGGTCGGTAACCGACAAGCTGTTCGGCATGGTGCTGCCGGTCACGGCCTTCATCGCCGCCGGCTTCGAGCACTGCGTCGCCAACATGTTCATCCTACCCTACGCCTGGATTCTGGTACAGACAGGCCATGCGCCCGAGGGTGTCGACGTGTCGGTGCTGACCCTCACGGCCATCGTCCACAACATCATCCCCGCCACGCTCGGCAATATCGTCGGTGGCGGTGCGTTCGTCGGCGGCATCTATTGGCTGGTCTATCGCAAGGCACTCGGTGGCCTGACGCCTCTGTCCGCCACAGAGCCGCGCAAAGCGCAGGGCAGATCCGCCCGAAACGGATAACCAATTGGAATTGTTCGCCCGCTCGGCGCTGCATGTCGTGCAACGCTGCTCCGCAAGCCTGCATGGCTGAGACAGACGGACCGACACGATCATGAGGGGCCCTTCGAGGCCCCTCTCTTTATGGTTGCAGCCCACAGATCCCCTTGAGACAAGCCGAGGACAGCCGGGATGGGAATGCGAGGCATTCTCCCGATCTCAAAATCGGCTGTTTCTCTTCATGTTTTCAAAAGTAGCACTATTTGGCCAATTTCTAAAAGGTTTCAATTTTCTATCCGCTTTTGCGGGCCTTGA
This genomic interval carries:
- the nikR gene encoding nickel-responsive transcriptional regulator NikR, which codes for MQRVTITLDDDLVEEIDAFIARRGYQNRSEAIRDLARAGLGELATTVDPERDCVAAVVYTFDHEKRELARRLAAVHHHHHDLSLATTHVHLDEANCLEVTLLRGRAGEISHFAEHLTAERGVRYGRLVVVPLEGKGERAAPHGHTHDASG
- a CDS encoding DUF4198 domain-containing protein; the encoded protein is MRIFIAAATLIALTAPALAHFQEILPSEDVLPDGGKVTVDLVFTHPMERGPTMDMAKPTRVGVATENGIEDLSGTLVETPIDGKQAWRFARDIAEPGAQVLFVEPKPYWEPAENKYIVHYAKVVVDGYASGDGWDRLVGLPVEIEPLVRPTGIWTGNLFRGVVLKDGQPVPGAEVEVEWVNDGSVTPPNEAFITQVIKADDMGVFSYAMPRAGWWGFAALIDGPEAQSPDGKPASTELGALMWVKATDMGGTK
- the cbiM gene encoding cobalt transporter CbiM, yielding MAHIPDGVLSLPVLAVGTLAGAGGLWLGVRQLGDRDIPRTALLAAVFFIASSLAFPLGPTSVHLLLGGLMGLMLGWKAFAAIFVGLLLQALLFGFGGLTVLGVDLLNMALPGVLLAMAVRPFIGVGHPARSAALAGLAAALSVLVTASLVGMEIAVSEPAFAPAIGVMAVAYLPLSAIEALVTAFVTLYLLKVKPEMIGASPLIGTSP
- a CDS encoding cobalamin biosynthesis protein CbiM, which produces MIRSLATALVALACLASPAEAHRLKLFAQVTGETIAGYGFYIGGGRPEGADLVVATPDGKEVSRLKTGVDGGFSFTPPTPGRYKLTLAGGDGHLASVDISTDGTPAAGREVKAPSSATTALPDDIDARIAKAVDAAVARQIRPLMEAYDAADGRVRFNDLIGGLGWIVGLAGLWAWFRSRRSGHGS
- the cbiQ gene encoding cobalt ECF transporter T component CbiQ, encoding MAVDAADATAHASCLDRLDTRTRVVVAVILVLALVNLKSWTLLGLALLLGLGLTGLAGVSARQTARRLLHIEGFLLILFIALPLLTRLPPFIEIGPLSLSLPGLERAITLVLRISAAALVVLPLVSGLTPIRLGHALGRLGLPARLVQVFLFAIRYIELLRAEARRLHDAMRLRGFVPGTNVHTMRSYGHFIGQLLVRAVERAERVNEAMRCRGFAGRFPLVTLERFGIVDLGTAGLAGLLVVGALLVDRL
- a CDS encoding energy-coupling factor ABC transporter ATP-binding protein, with translation MTIPLDLSGVSVRRNGRLVLDRVDLRLESGERLALAGANGAGKTTLLRAIVGLEALHAGELVAFGRPRREENDFRDLRQRIGFLFQDSDDQLFAPTVIEDVAFGPLNLGFTPAQALERARAVLADLDLMSLERRVTHHLSGGEKRLVALAGVLAMDPDVLLLDEPTNALDEAHLDRLTAILADLPVAMILVSHDAHFLSTLSTRVVLLEDGRLKPAVAHRHQHRHDHVHFHPVDED
- a CDS encoding LacI family DNA-binding transcriptional regulator: MATSIKDVAQRAGVSVATVSRVFGNGPVSPELRERVEKAIAATGYRPNLSARRLRSQHSQTIGLMVADIRSPFFTALSRVVEDEAYRSGMRVILCNTDESADREAMYLRLMEEERVTGLIWAPTRGSLERLADDDLPFPVVLVDRGGPIGRHDSVVLDNHQATATLVRHLHAIGRSRVVGLFGNTSSTAVDRHLGYISTTASLGLSSEAFFVAPNADAAEREILKVFSRPDRPDGVIASSNLMLLGVVKAMRRLDLRTPDDVAIAGFDNETWSELVGPGLTVIEQPVGDIGRMAMTLLFDRLKTPKAPARKVMLSGRLIVRGSTAPVTGLVDEPVD
- the adhE gene encoding bifunctional acetaldehyde-CoA/alcohol dehydrogenase — encoded protein: MPINSPADLDALVSRVKRAQQIYATFSQEQVDLIFRQAAFAAASARIPLAMQAAEETGMGVVEDKVIKNHFASEYIYNKYKDEKTCGVLEEDELGGTITIAEPIGLICGIVPTTNPTSTAIFKALISLKTRNGIVFSPHPRAKKSTCAAAKLVLDAAVAAGAPADIIGWIDTPSVELSNALMRHPDVNLILATGGPAMVKAAYSSGKPAIGVGAGNAPVVIDEYGDIKRAVASILMSKTFDNGMICASEQAVIAVDSVYDAVRERFQSHGGYILSGNELGAVRNVVFPGGHLSPDVVGQSAVKIAASAGIAVPADTKILIGEVDSVEESEPFAHEKLSPTLALYRRPDFEAAVDAAAALVALGGIGHTSVLYTDQDGHKERVAAFGDKMKTARILINSPSALGGIGDLYNFNLAPSLTLGCGSWGGNSISDNVGPKHLINRKTVAKRAENMLWHKLPKSIYFRRGAIAEAFKDLEGKKRALVVTDRFLFLNGYADGVIELLKTHGMDVETYYDVEADPTLTAVRKGTERAMSFKPDVIVAFGGGSAMDAAKIMWVMYEHPEVHFEDLALRFMDIRKRIYKFPKLGIKAELVAIPTTSGTGSEVTPFAVVTDDSTGMKYPLADYELTPNMAIIDANFVMHMPKSLTAFGGIDAVTHALEAYASVLANEYSDGQALQALKLLKEYLPAAYKEGANDPIAREKVHNGATIAGIAFANAFLGVCHSMAHKLGAAFHLPHGLSNALLISNVIRYNANNNPTKQTAFSQYDRPKARARYGEVAQHLDLGGERTQQRVDNLIAWVEDLKKQLDIPASIQAAGVSETDFLAKVDKIAVEAFDDQCTGANPRFPLISELKQILLDSFYGRPYVESTERAETAEAQPAEAAKPAKGKKAAE
- the gap gene encoding type I glyceraldehyde-3-phosphate dehydrogenase gives rise to the protein MAVKVAINGFGRIGRNVLRAIVESGRKDIEVVGINDLGPVETNAHLIRFDSVHGRFPHEVTTGADWIDVGTGKIKVTAIKDPTTLPWGELGVDVALECTGIFTAKDKASMHLTAGAKRVLVSAPADGADLTVVYGVNHDKITKDHIVLSNASCTTNCLSPVAKVLNDVIGIDTGFMTTIHSYTGDQPTLDTLHKDLYRARAAALSMIPTSTGAAKAVGLVLPELKGKLDGVAIRVPTPNVSVVDLVFNAKRATSVAEINEAIKAAATSGPLKGVLGYTDQPNVSSDFNHDPHSSIFHLDQTKVMNGTLVRILSWYDNEWGFSNRMADTAVAIAKTL